One genomic region from Campylobacter concisus encodes:
- the trpD gene encoding anthranilate phosphoribosyltransferase, producing MILLIDNYDSFVFNVEQYVKELTDEEVRCVRNDKITLDEIKKLNPSKIILSPGPKHPKDSGVCLEILKADLGVPVLGICLGHQAIGLSFGAKIKRLDDPLHGKTSFIDVKNKEPLFAGLPERFEVMRYHSLYVDELPASLSADAVSDDGVVMALSVKDKPIFGIQFHPESYFTQYGKKIVENFVNYKAKEEVKEPKIRSLKPYLIKLQESIPLDDSDFEQICEIIASKEYEIVQLSALLVLISEKSLYPKSLAALAKNILKYSQTYRDDTPMIDLCGTGGDGFKTINISTTVAFILASLGVKVAKHGNKAVSSKSGSSDVLEILGVKSEKSLAKQRENLASKNLAFFHAPFFHPLVGEVREVRQRLGIRTVFNVLGPLLNPNLNLTNQLVGVYHKPVLKLYAQTLKILGRKHALVVRGDDGLDEITLCSETSVVELKNGEIFEYSITPEQFGFKRALHSDIEGGTPEENAKTLIRTLKGEEQGAKFDIVVFNAMFALYGADGAKSPDKAKKMVLEAINSGKAYKFYEEFIKAGANGAS from the coding sequence TTGATTTTACTCATAGATAATTACGATAGTTTTGTTTTTAATGTTGAACAGTATGTTAAAGAGCTTACCGATGAAGAGGTTAGATGTGTTAGAAATGACAAGATCACGCTTGATGAGATCAAAAAACTAAACCCAAGCAAGATCATTTTAAGTCCAGGACCAAAGCACCCAAAAGATAGCGGAGTTTGTTTAGAAATTCTAAAAGCCGATCTTGGCGTGCCAGTGCTTGGAATTTGCCTTGGACACCAAGCTATAGGGCTTAGTTTTGGTGCAAAGATAAAAAGGCTAGACGATCCACTTCACGGCAAGACCTCGTTTATTGATGTGAAAAACAAAGAGCCGCTCTTTGCAGGGTTGCCTGAACGCTTTGAGGTTATGCGCTACCATTCGCTTTATGTCGATGAGCTCCCAGCTAGCTTAAGCGCTGATGCAGTGAGTGATGATGGCGTAGTTATGGCGCTTAGCGTAAAAGATAAGCCGATATTTGGTATCCAGTTTCACCCAGAGAGCTACTTTACACAATACGGCAAAAAGATCGTTGAAAATTTTGTAAATTATAAGGCAAAAGAAGAGGTAAAAGAGCCAAAAATTCGCTCACTTAAGCCATATCTTATCAAGCTTCAAGAGAGCATACCGCTTGATGATAGTGACTTTGAGCAAATTTGCGAGATAATAGCCAGTAAAGAGTACGAGATCGTGCAGCTTTCAGCCCTTTTGGTGCTCATTAGCGAAAAGAGTCTCTATCCAAAAAGCCTCGCTGCGCTTGCAAAAAATATCCTAAAATACTCGCAAACTTACCGTGATGACACGCCTATGATCGATCTTTGTGGCACAGGCGGTGATGGCTTTAAGACGATAAATATCTCAACAACTGTGGCATTTATCCTCGCAAGTCTTGGTGTAAAGGTCGCAAAACACGGCAATAAGGCAGTTTCAAGCAAGTCAGGCAGCTCTGATGTGCTTGAAATTTTAGGTGTAAAAAGTGAAAAATCACTGGCAAAACAGCGCGAAAATTTAGCTAGTAAAAATTTAGCTTTTTTTCACGCACCATTTTTCCACCCGCTAGTTGGTGAGGTGAGAGAGGTGCGACAAAGACTTGGTATAAGGACCGTATTTAACGTGCTTGGACCGCTTTTAAATCCAAATTTAAACCTTACAAATCAGCTAGTTGGTGTCTACCACAAGCCAGTGCTAAAACTCTATGCCCAGACGCTTAAAATCCTTGGCAGAAAGCACGCTCTAGTCGTTCGAGGTGATGACGGATTAGACGAGATCACGCTTTGCAGTGAAACAAGCGTTGTTGAGCTAAAAAATGGAGAAATTTTTGAGTACAGCATCACGCCAGAGCAGTTTGGCTTTAAAAGAGCGCTTCACAGCGATATCGAGGGCGGCACGCCTGAAGAAAACGCCAAAACCTTGATCCGCACGCTAAAAGGCGAGGAGCAGGGGGCAAAATTTGACATCGTGGTCTTTAATGCGATGTTTGCGCTTTACGGGGCTGATGGTGCAAAGAGCCCAGACAAGGCCAAAAAAATGGTGCTTGAGGCGATAAATTCTGGAAAGGCGTATAAATTTTATGAAGAGTTTATAAAGGCTGGGGCTAATGGCGCTAGTTAA
- the recR gene encoding recombination mediator RecR produces MKRGLEKFNELTESFAKLPGVGKKSAARFAYFVCMQDSFAGLRLAQNIEDAVRFIKRCERCGGLSENEICDICSDESRDSEVILLVESPKDILVFEQNGIYNGLYFVLDEIDEDAIERLRSAIKQNGSKEVVFAFTPGLNSDALMLYVEDKLGMSEISFSKIAQGVPTGVNLENVDMLSLLKAYESRTKA; encoded by the coding sequence ATGAAAAGAGGCTTAGAAAAATTTAACGAGCTAACTGAGTCTTTTGCAAAGCTCCCTGGTGTCGGTAAAAAATCAGCTGCAAGGTTTGCCTACTTTGTCTGCATGCAAGATAGCTTTGCAGGGCTAAGACTTGCTCAAAATATCGAAGACGCGGTGAGGTTTATCAAACGTTGTGAGCGTTGCGGTGGGCTAAGTGAAAATGAAATTTGCGACATTTGCAGCGACGAGAGCAGGGATAGTGAGGTTATATTGCTGGTTGAGAGTCCAAAAGATATCCTGGTCTTTGAGCAAAATGGAATTTATAATGGGCTTTATTTTGTGCTTGATGAGATAGACGAGGATGCCATAGAGAGGCTACGAAGTGCGATTAAGCAAAATGGCTCAAAAGAGGTTGTTTTTGCCTTTACACCAGGGCTAAATTCTGATGCGCTCATGCTTTACGTCGAGGATAAGCTTGGCATGAGTGAAATTTCATTTAGTAAGATCGCTCAAGGCGTGCCAACTGGTGTAAATTTAGAAAACGTCGACATGCTTTCACTTTTAAAAGCCTACGAAAGCCGTACAAAAGCCTAA
- a CDS encoding ArsS family sensor histidine kinase, with amino-acid sequence MKYSITTKITIIFAIAFSLMCLLFVTFANIQQESALEKLKDRQISAMNYLVALYERGNPPRDLEHYFKNFYLEYVGNKNLATSIATNGTVVFTQHTPLGVVQSVNYKGDLYLLIKNPSFQLLLESNDARHVNDPLWVAFLIVSALLISLYVSVLRSLSPLRRLSKDIRKFASGNMEMAMTARLNEIEQDEIGQVAVEFDNAVCKIRELIRSRQLFLRAIMHELKTPIGKGRIVSEMVVNETQKMRLINVFERLEMLINEFSKVEQLLSKSYALNYQECHFSLILEQVQDMLMLDRFEERVSCDIRDDVILRVDFQLFSLAIKNLIDNALKYADDKKAILICDSEFIAVKNLGKKLNHPIDYYKQAFVRGDKVSAGSGMGLGLYIIEQICQMQKFELVYDYEDGYHVFKILLRSKAKRA; translated from the coding sequence ATGAAATATTCCATAACTACGAAGATAACTATTATCTTTGCCATAGCTTTCTCGCTGATGTGCTTGCTCTTTGTAACTTTTGCAAACATTCAGCAAGAAAGCGCTTTAGAAAAACTAAAGGATAGACAAATAAGTGCGATGAACTATCTTGTCGCACTCTATGAACGTGGAAATCCCCCAAGAGATTTAGAGCATTATTTTAAAAATTTTTATTTAGAGTATGTTGGAAATAAAAATTTAGCCACTTCAATAGCTACAAATGGAACTGTTGTTTTTACACAGCACACGCCTCTTGGAGTGGTGCAATCGGTTAATTATAAAGGCGATTTGTATTTGCTTATTAAAAATCCGTCTTTTCAGCTGCTTCTTGAAAGTAACGACGCAAGACACGTAAATGATCCACTTTGGGTCGCATTTTTGATAGTTTCAGCCCTTCTCATCTCACTTTATGTTTCTGTTCTTAGAAGTCTTTCGCCGCTTAGAAGGCTTAGTAAAGATATCAGAAAATTTGCCAGTGGAAATATGGAAATGGCGATGACGGCTAGGCTAAATGAAATTGAGCAAGATGAGATCGGGCAGGTTGCAGTGGAGTTTGATAACGCCGTTTGCAAGATAAGAGAGCTCATCCGCTCAAGGCAGCTATTTTTACGTGCGATTATGCATGAGTTAAAGACTCCTATTGGTAAGGGTAGGATCGTCTCTGAAATGGTCGTAAATGAGACCCAAAAGATGAGGCTCATCAATGTGTTTGAGCGCCTTGAGATGCTGATAAATGAATTTAGCAAGGTCGAGCAGCTCCTTTCTAAAAGCTACGCTCTAAACTACCAAGAGTGTCATTTCTCGCTCATTTTAGAGCAAGTGCAAGATATGCTCATGCTTGATAGATTTGAAGAGCGAGTGAGCTGCGATATCAGAGATGACGTCATTTTAAGAGTGGATTTTCAGCTTTTTAGTTTAGCGATTAAAAATTTGATAGACAATGCCCTAAAATACGCAGATGATAAGAAGGCTATTTTGATCTGCGATAGCGAATTTATAGCGGTTAAAAATTTAGGCAAAAAACTAAATCATCCGATTGATTACTACAAACAAGCCTTTGTGCGTGGCGATAAAGTAAGCGCAGGGAGTGGCATGGGGCTTGGACTTTATATCATCGAGCAAATTTGTCAGATGCAAAAATTTGAGCTTGTCTATGACTATGAAGACGGCTATCATGTATTTAAAATTTTACTTAGATCAAAGGCGAAGCGAGCATGA